A genomic segment from Variovorax paradoxus B4 encodes:
- the pncB gene encoding nicotinate phosphoribosyltransferase — protein sequence MIIHSLLDTDLYKFTMMQVVLHHFPGARVEYRFKCRNPGIDLAQFAGQIREEVRSLCSLQFRDAELAYLRSMRFIKSDFVDFLGLFRLNEKYITITPQPSGELEIRIKGPWLHTILFEIPVLAIVNEVYFRNTQKKPDFEEGRRRLETKIGQLQDAGLSDLKIADYGTRRRFSKDWHEEVLRTLNARLGAVTSPPAQAEPGARLPQLAGTSNVLYAMKLGLIPLGTMAHEYLQACQGLGPRLRDSQIFGFESWAREYRGDLGIALSDVYGMSAFLRDFDLYFCKLFDGARHDSGDPFQWGERMLAHYAANRVDPRTKTLIFSDSLTVPRTIELYQQFRGRCQLAFGIGTNLTNDLGYEPLQIVIKMINCNGQPVAKLSDTPSKNMCEDEKYLAYLRQVFEIEQPPA from the coding sequence ATGATCATTCACAGCCTGCTCGACACCGACCTCTACAAGTTCACCATGATGCAGGTCGTCCTGCATCACTTCCCGGGAGCCCGGGTCGAGTACCGGTTCAAGTGCCGCAACCCCGGCATCGACTTGGCGCAGTTCGCCGGGCAGATCCGCGAAGAGGTGCGAAGCCTCTGCTCGCTGCAGTTCCGGGACGCCGAGCTGGCTTACCTGCGCTCGATGCGTTTCATCAAGAGCGACTTCGTCGACTTCCTGGGCCTGTTCCGGCTCAACGAAAAGTACATCACCATCACGCCCCAGCCTTCGGGCGAGCTCGAGATCCGCATCAAGGGCCCGTGGCTGCACACCATCCTGTTCGAGATTCCCGTGCTGGCCATCGTGAACGAGGTCTACTTCCGCAACACGCAGAAGAAGCCCGACTTCGAGGAAGGCCGGCGGCGCCTGGAGACCAAGATCGGGCAACTGCAGGATGCCGGCCTGTCCGACCTGAAGATTGCCGACTACGGCACGCGCCGCCGCTTTTCCAAGGACTGGCATGAAGAGGTGCTGCGCACGCTGAACGCAAGGCTCGGCGCCGTCACCTCGCCGCCGGCGCAGGCCGAGCCCGGCGCGCGGCTGCCCCAGCTCGCGGGCACCAGCAACGTGCTCTATGCCATGAAGCTCGGCCTGATTCCGCTCGGCACCATGGCGCACGAATACCTGCAGGCCTGCCAGGGGCTCGGTCCGCGGCTGCGCGACAGCCAAATCTTCGGCTTCGAGAGCTGGGCCCGCGAATACCGCGGCGACCTCGGCATTGCGCTGTCCGATGTCTATGGCATGAGCGCCTTCCTGCGCGATTTCGACCTCTACTTCTGCAAGCTGTTCGACGGCGCGCGCCATGACAGCGGCGATCCGTTCCAGTGGGGCGAACGCATGCTGGCGCACTACGCCGCCAACCGGGTCGACCCGCGCACCAAGACGCTGATCTTCAGCGACAGCCTCACCGTGCCGCGCACCATCGAGCTCTACCAGCAGTTCCGCGGCCGCTGCCAGCTGGCGTTCGGCATCGGGACCAACCTCACCAACGACCTCGGCTACGAACCGCTGCAGATCGTCATCAAGATGATCAACTGCAACGGCCAGCCGGTGGCCAAGCTGTCGGACACGCCTTCCAAGAACATGTGCGAGGACGAAAAATACCTGGCCTACCTGCGCCAGGTGTTCGAGATCGAGCAGCCGCCGGCCTGA